A section of the Bacteroidales bacterium genome encodes:
- the rplL gene encoding 50S ribosomal protein L7/L12 — MADIKALAEQLVNLTVKEVNELAQVLKDEYGIEPAAAAVAVAAPAAGGGEAAAEEKTSFDVILKSAGGAKLQIVKLVKELTGLGLKEAKEVVDAAPKAVKEGCSKEEAESIKSQLEEAGAEVELK; from the coding sequence ATGGCAGACATTAAAGCGTTAGCAGAACAATTAGTAAACTTGACCGTTAAAGAAGTAAACGAGTTAGCGCAAGTGCTTAAAGACGAGTATGGAATTGAACCTGCAGCTGCAGCTGTAGCAGTAGCTGCTCCCGCCGCAGGTGGTGGAGAAGCTGCCGCTGAAGAAAAGACATCTTTTGATGTAATCCTGAAATCAGCAGGTGGCGCCAAATTGCAGATCGTCAAATTGGTAAAAGAATTAACCGGTCTTGGATTGAAAGAAGCTAAGGAAGTAGTTGATGCTGCTCCTAAAGCTGTAAAAGAAGGTTGTTCTAAAGAAGAAGCTGAATCCATCAAATCACAATTAGAAGAAGCTGGAGCGGAAGTTGAACTTAAATAG
- the rplJ gene encoding 50S ribosomal protein L10: protein MKKEEKGQIIDSLVEQINSFPHIYIADISGLNAADTSALRRLCFDRGIKLVVAKNTLLKKAFEKADGDYEELFGVLKTPTSVMFSTEGSTPAKLIKEFRKSHERPTLKAAYVEESVYVGENQLEVLASIKSKEELIGDVIMLLQSPAKNVISALQSGKHLLAGLVKTLSEKE from the coding sequence ATGAAGAAAGAAGAAAAAGGACAGATCATTGATAGCCTGGTAGAACAGATTAACAGTTTTCCTCATATCTATATTGCAGATATTTCAGGTTTAAATGCTGCAGATACCAGTGCGTTGCGCCGTTTGTGTTTTGATAGAGGCATTAAATTAGTGGTAGCTAAAAATACCCTTTTGAAAAAAGCCTTTGAAAAAGCAGATGGTGATTATGAAGAACTATTCGGAGTGTTAAAAACTCCTACGTCAGTAATGTTCTCAACTGAGGGCAGTACTCCGGCCAAATTAATCAAAGAATTCCGTAAATCTCACGAACGTCCGACTTTAAAAGCCGCTTATGTGGAAGAGTCGGTATATGTGGGTGAAAATCAGTTGGAAGTATTGGCCTCTATCAAGTCGAAAGAAGAATTGATCGGTGATGTTATCATGTTATTACAATCACCGGCCAAGAATGTTATCTCGGCACTCCAATCAGGTAAACATCTCCTTGCCGGTTTGGTGAAAACATTATCGGAGAAAGAATAA
- the rplA gene encoding 50S ribosomal protein L1, which translates to MARLTKNRKLVLEKIDPAKTYNLSEAAALLKDITTQKFDASVDIDVRLGVDPRKSNQMVRGVVSLPHGTGKEVRVLVLCTPDKEAEAKEAGADYVGLDEYIDKIKGGWTDIDVIITMPSVMGKIGALGRVLGPRGLMPNPKSGTVTMEIGKAVAEVKQGKIDFKVDKFGIVHTSIGKVSFTPDKIVDNAKEFMSTINKLKPAAAKGTYVKSIYLSSTMSPGLKVDPKSIEE; encoded by the coding sequence ATGGCAAGACTTACAAAAAACAGGAAGTTAGTTTTAGAAAAAATTGACCCTGCAAAGACATATAATTTGTCAGAAGCTGCCGCCTTACTTAAAGACATCACGACACAAAAATTTGATGCATCCGTGGATATTGACGTTCGTTTAGGCGTTGATCCCCGTAAATCGAATCAAATGGTACGTGGTGTTGTATCGTTACCTCATGGTACCGGTAAAGAAGTTCGTGTATTGGTACTTTGTACTCCTGATAAAGAAGCTGAGGCTAAAGAAGCCGGGGCCGATTATGTGGGATTGGACGAATACATTGACAAAATCAAAGGCGGTTGGACGGATATAGATGTCATCATCACCATGCCATCGGTAATGGGAAAAATCGGTGCTTTAGGACGTGTGTTGGGCCCTCGTGGTTTAATGCCGAACCCTAAAAGCGGAACGGTAACCATGGAGATCGGTAAAGCAGTTGCTGAGGTGAAACAGGGTAAGATTGATTTTAAAGTCGACAAATTTGGTATCGTACACACATCAATTGGTAAGGTGTCCTTTACGCCCGATAAAATTGTTGATAATGCCAAAGAATTTATGAGCACCATCAACAAGTTAAAGCCGGCTGCAGCAAAAGGTACTTATGTGAAGAGTATTTACCTCTCTTCAACAATGAGTCCTGGTCTGAAGGTGGATCCTAAATCAATTGAAGAGTAA
- the rplK gene encoding 50S ribosomal protein L11: MAKEVAGLIKLQIKGGAANPSPPVGPALGAKGVNIMDFCKQFNARTQSMAGKVIPVIITVYADKSFDFITKTPPVPVQLIEAAKVKSGSAEPNRKKIGSVTWEVVEAIAKDKMQDMNAFTLESAMKMVAGTARSMGITVTGDSPFTK, from the coding sequence ATGGCAAAAGAAGTTGCTGGATTAATCAAATTGCAGATTAAGGGTGGTGCGGCGAATCCATCTCCTCCTGTAGGCCCTGCGTTAGGGGCAAAAGGAGTGAATATCATGGATTTTTGCAAGCAGTTCAACGCCCGGACGCAATCGATGGCGGGCAAGGTGATACCTGTTATAATTACAGTGTATGCAGATAAATCTTTTGATTTTATCACCAAAACCCCTCCGGTACCGGTTCAATTAATCGAAGCTGCCAAAGTAAAATCAGGTTCTGCCGAACCCAATCGTAAAAAGATAGGATCGGTAACCTGGGAAGTTGTTGAAGCGATAGCTAAAGACAAAATGCAGGATATGAATGCGTTTACTTTGGAATCGGCGATGAAAATGGTTGCCGGAACCGCCAGAAGTATGGGAATCACTGTCACAGGCGATTCTCCTTTCACCAAATAA
- the nusG gene encoding transcription termination/antitermination protein NusG: MSETGKKWYVLRTVGGKEKKAKEYIESEIAAMGWTDYVSQVLIPTEKVYQIKNGKKVSRERTFFPGYIMIEAELQGEMIHMLRNVPGVSGFLEEERVIDGSRKKIPVPLRQSEVNRILGKVDELAASDEELEVAFYVGEAVKVIDGPFNSFSGIIEEVNEEQKKLKVMVKIFGRQTPLELNFIQVEKI; this comes from the coding sequence ATGAGTGAAACAGGGAAAAAATGGTATGTCCTGAGGACCGTAGGGGGAAAGGAAAAGAAAGCCAAAGAATACATAGAAAGTGAAATTGCAGCAATGGGATGGACAGATTATGTATCTCAGGTACTTATCCCTACTGAAAAGGTATATCAGATCAAAAACGGGAAAAAAGTGAGCCGTGAACGCACATTCTTTCCCGGTTATATTATGATAGAGGCTGAACTTCAGGGTGAAATGATACATATGCTACGTAATGTACCGGGTGTATCGGGATTTCTGGAAGAAGAGCGTGTTATTGACGGATCACGTAAAAAAATACCTGTTCCCCTGAGACAGTCGGAAGTAAACAGGATTTTAGGTAAAGTGGATGAACTTGCTGCAAGCGATGAAGAACTCGAAGTGGCATTTTATGTAGGAGAAGCAGTGAAAGTAATTGATGGACCGTTTAACAGTTTCTCCGGAATTATTGAAGAAGTGAATGAGGAACAGAAGAAACTCAAGGTAATGGTGAAGATCTTCGGCCGTCAGACACCTCTCGAACTGAATTTTATACAGGTCGAGAAAATTTAA
- the secE gene encoding preprotein translocase subunit SecE, with amino-acid sequence MNKVTKYLKETYTELVHKVSWPTWSDLQSSSIVVLVASLIIALIVFAMDFSFDHLFKFLYKHF; translated from the coding sequence ATGAATAAAGTAACCAAATACCTGAAGGAAACATACACCGAATTGGTACACAAAGTTAGCTGGCCTACCTGGTCTGACTTGCAGAGCAGTTCGATTGTTGTATTGGTCGCTTCCTTAATCATCGCACTCATTGTGTTTGCCATGGATTTCAGTTTTGACCATTTGTTTAAATTCCTGTACAAACACTTTTAA